From a region of the Thermus caldilimi genome:
- a CDS encoding carbohydrate ABC transporter permease, whose translation MGRALGHLLVFLALLFVLLPFLWMAYAAFMPKEAVYSGELFSKVGFSLENVRGLAKEGFWGRLFFSLGLSSGVVILQLLTALLAAYALRAGLGLLPFYLVLMAIPAELLLVPLYGILKGLSLLDTAWALALPFAASPFVVYLVYQAMRAVPEELLEAARLDGAGHRVLLFGILFPLVRPTLVAAGVLAFAAHWNLVLYPRVMVSDPRFWTLQTWLTDLQRKYPTDWGLLSAAALFSVLPIALLYLVFERRVVATFEEGLKG comes from the coding sequence GTGGGCCGGGCTTTGGGGCATCTTCTGGTCTTTTTGGCCTTGCTTTTTGTCCTCCTTCCCTTTCTCTGGATGGCCTACGCCGCCTTCATGCCCAAGGAGGCGGTGTACTCGGGGGAGCTTTTCTCCAAGGTGGGCTTCAGCCTGGAAAACGTGCGGGGCCTAGCCAAGGAGGGGTTTTGGGGCCGGCTTTTCTTCTCCCTGGGGCTTTCCTCGGGGGTGGTGATCCTGCAGCTCCTCACCGCTCTTTTGGCCGCCTACGCCTTAAGGGCGGGGCTTGGGCTTTTGCCCTTTTACCTAGTGCTGATGGCCATACCCGCCGAGCTCCTCCTGGTGCCCCTGTACGGCATCCTCAAAGGGCTTTCCCTCCTGGATACCGCCTGGGCCTTGGCCCTGCCCTTCGCCGCCAGCCCCTTTGTCGTCTACCTGGTCTACCAGGCCATGCGGGCGGTGCCGGAGGAGCTTTTGGAAGCCGCCAGACTCGATGGAGCGGGGCACCGGGTGCTCCTTTTCGGGATCCTCTTCCCCTTGGTGCGCCCCACCCTGGTGGCGGCTGGGGTCCTGGCCTTCGCCGCCCATTGGAACCTGGTGCTCTACCCCAGGGTGATGGTTTCCGACCCCAGGTTCTGGACCCTGCAAACCTGGCTTACAGACCTGCAGCGCAAGTACCCCACCGACTGGGGCCTCCTTTCTGCCGCCGCCCTTTTCTCCGTCCTGCCCATCGCCTTGCTCTACCTTGTCTTTGAAAGGCGGGTGGTGGCTACCTTTGAGGAGGGGCTTAAGGGCTAG
- a CDS encoding CaiB/BaiF CoA transferase family protein has product MQPLSGIKVLDLSRVLAGPLCTLILADLGAEVIKVEPPWGDETRGWGPPFAKGESAYFLSVNRGKKSLALDLKTLEGQEVVQRLAQEADVLVENFKTGDLKRYRLDYESLRPLNPRLVYLSITGFGHTGPRAQEPGYDAALQGYTGIMSVTGEPEGPPMKVGVAWIDVMTGMIGAVAVLAALYERERSGLGQHIDLSLFDVGLFALANLGESYLLTGKPPGRLGNAHAQIVPYGAFPAEDGWLVLAVGNDEQFARLCQLLGLPDLLTRFPTNAERVRAREEVVEAISKVLKTQPRAHWLERFREKGIPAAPVNDLAEAFQDPQAQARGAVWTLPHPLLEALPTLANPLRFLSRTPASPSLPPPLLGEHTEAVLREAGYTPEEVARLVEKGVVRIQTKERQ; this is encoded by the coding sequence ATGCAACCTCTCTCCGGCATCAAGGTGCTGGACCTTTCCCGGGTGCTGGCGGGGCCCCTGTGCACCCTGATCCTGGCCGACCTGGGGGCGGAGGTGATCAAGGTGGAGCCCCCTTGGGGGGACGAGACCCGGGGCTGGGGACCCCCTTTTGCGAAGGGGGAAAGCGCCTATTTCCTCTCCGTGAACCGGGGCAAGAAGAGCCTGGCCTTAGACCTCAAGACCCTCGAGGGCCAGGAGGTGGTGCAGAGGCTCGCTCAGGAAGCGGACGTCCTGGTGGAGAACTTCAAAACCGGAGACCTCAAGCGCTACCGCCTGGACTACGAAAGCCTGAGGCCGCTTAACCCCCGCCTGGTCTACCTCTCCATCACCGGCTTCGGCCACACCGGGCCCCGGGCCCAGGAACCTGGGTACGACGCCGCCCTGCAGGGCTACACCGGCATCATGTCCGTCACCGGGGAGCCGGAAGGCCCCCCCATGAAGGTAGGGGTGGCCTGGATCGACGTGATGACGGGCATGATAGGGGCGGTGGCGGTGCTTGCCGCCCTTTACGAGCGGGAACGAAGCGGCCTGGGCCAGCACATCGACCTTTCCCTCTTTGACGTGGGCCTTTTCGCCTTGGCCAATCTGGGGGAAAGCTACCTCCTCACGGGGAAGCCCCCAGGACGCCTGGGCAACGCCCACGCCCAGATCGTGCCCTACGGGGCCTTCCCCGCGGAGGACGGCTGGCTGGTTTTGGCGGTGGGGAACGACGAGCAATTCGCCAGGCTCTGCCAGTTGCTAGGCCTGCCGGACCTCCTGACGCGGTTCCCCACCAACGCGGAGAGGGTGAGGGCGAGAGAGGAGGTGGTGGAGGCTATCTCCAAGGTGCTCAAGACCCAACCCCGGGCCCACTGGCTGGAAAGGTTCAGGGAGAAGGGCATCCCCGCCGCCCCGGTGAACGACCTGGCCGAAGCCTTCCAAGACCCCCAGGCCCAGGCCCGGGGAGCCGTCTGGACCCTCCCCCACCCCCTCTTGGAAGCCCTGCCCACCCTGGCGAACCCCTTGCGCTTCCTGTCCCGCACCCCGGCAAGCCCCTCCCTGCCCCCGCCCCTCCTTGGGGAGCATACGGAGGCGGTGCTGAGGGAAGCAGGCTACACCCCAGAGGAGGTGGCCCGGCTTGTGGAAAAGGGTGTGGTCCGCATCCAGACCAAGGAAAGGCAATGA
- a CDS encoding ABC transporter ATP-binding protein, whose product MEALRLEGLGKRYGRKPILEKISLSVHPGEVYALAGPNGSGKTTLIRLVTGLAFPSAGRALLLGEDVHQNPQARRHLGAVVEAPAAFYPYLTGRENLRMRAYLAGVKEEGRIGEVLSRLRLLAVADQKVGSYSLGQRQRLGLAAAILHRPRVLVLDEPTSGLDLEGVELVHGLLQEMAREGVAVLLSTHHLEEVSRYAHKVGILGGGRLLDEVVLEGRKAYRLEAEPLEGALALLKTLPQVASARIQGPAILFEGEAEAALGALLREGYRVKALHPQGFDLRLYYQERVKHA is encoded by the coding sequence ATGGAAGCCCTAAGGCTAGAGGGCCTGGGCAAGCGCTACGGGCGCAAACCCATCCTGGAGAAGATAAGCCTTTCCGTGCACCCCGGGGAGGTCTACGCCCTGGCCGGCCCCAACGGCTCGGGGAAGACTACCCTCATCCGCCTGGTCACCGGCCTGGCCTTCCCCAGCGCAGGAAGGGCCCTCCTCCTGGGGGAGGACGTGCACCAAAACCCCCAAGCCCGGCGCCACCTAGGGGCAGTGGTGGAGGCTCCGGCCGCCTTCTATCCCTACCTCACGGGCCGGGAGAACCTCAGGATGCGGGCCTACCTGGCCGGGGTGAAGGAGGAAGGACGCATCGGCGAGGTACTGTCCCGGTTAAGGCTCCTCGCCGTGGCCGACCAGAAGGTGGGGAGCTACTCCCTGGGGCAACGTCAGCGCCTGGGCCTGGCGGCAGCCATCCTGCACCGGCCCAGGGTCCTGGTCCTGGACGAACCCACCAGTGGACTGGACCTCGAGGGGGTGGAGCTGGTCCACGGCCTCCTGCAGGAGATGGCCCGGGAGGGGGTGGCCGTCCTGCTCTCCACCCACCACCTCGAGGAGGTGAGCCGGTACGCCCACAAGGTGGGCATCCTGGGAGGGGGGAGGCTTCTGGATGAGGTGGTCCTCGAGGGGCGCAAGGCCTACCGCCTCGAGGCCGAGCCCCTGGAAGGCGCCCTGGCCCTCCTCAAAACCCTGCCCCAGGTGGCCTCGGCCCGGATCCAAGGGCCGGCCATCCTCTTTGAGGGCGAGGCGGAGGCGGCCTTAGGAGCCCTCCTCAGGGAAGGGTACCGGGTGAAGGCCCTCCATCCCCAAGGCTTTGATCTGAGGCTCTACTACCAGGAGAGGGTGAAGCATGCTTAG
- a CDS encoding ABC transporter permease, with translation MLRLLFFELYKLFRLRSVQLGLLAAFLLPSLWALAPGLKEAYGLVLASGWQVVSLSLMAGMEFLFPFLVVMAASESLGSEVAQGTLKSLLLHPLPRTRLILAKLLSALLYPFVLLGASFLGSLLAGLPHGLGGFYGGTGLGAGGFAGVGFLSAQEALGQLLSAHLLAGIVLLPLAALALLYATVFLSTTASALAAVATLLLMRLLVAFPALTPFLLTTYLDLHLRPSVAGLGLPLLLIYTLGFAFLAALVFERKDL, from the coding sequence ATGCTTAGGCTCCTCTTCTTTGAGCTCTACAAGCTCTTCCGCCTGCGCTCGGTCCAGCTTGGCCTTCTGGCGGCCTTCCTTCTTCCCTCCCTGTGGGCCCTGGCCCCGGGGCTTAAGGAAGCGTACGGCCTGGTCCTGGCCTCGGGCTGGCAGGTGGTTTCCCTAAGTCTGATGGCGGGGATGGAGTTCCTCTTTCCCTTTCTGGTGGTGATGGCGGCCAGCGAGTCCTTGGGAAGCGAGGTGGCCCAAGGCACCTTGAAAAGCCTCCTCCTCCACCCCCTCCCCCGGACCCGGCTGATCCTGGCCAAGCTCCTCTCTGCCCTCCTCTATCCCTTCGTCCTCCTGGGGGCAAGCTTCCTGGGAAGCCTTCTCGCGGGCCTGCCCCACGGGCTAGGAGGGTTCTACGGGGGCACGGGGCTTGGGGCAGGAGGGTTCGCCGGGGTAGGCTTTCTGAGCGCCCAAGAAGCCCTTGGCCAGCTCCTTTCCGCCCACCTCCTGGCGGGGATCGTCCTCTTGCCCCTCGCCGCCTTGGCCCTCCTCTACGCCACAGTCTTCCTCTCCACCACGGCCAGCGCCCTGGCGGCGGTGGCCACCCTGCTTCTCATGCGCCTTCTGGTGGCCTTTCCCGCCCTTACCCCCTTCCTCCTCACCACCTACCTGGACCTCCACTTAAGGCCCAGCGTGGCGGGGCTCGGCCTGCCCCTCCTCCTCATCTACACCTTGGGCTTTGCCTTCCTGGCGGCTTTGGTCTTCGAGCGCAAGGACCTCTAG
- a CDS encoding aminopeptidase, with the protein MEAAFAQLLTAYCLEVQEGETILVEAETPALPLLPHLKRAFLERGAYPVFRLGYPGEGRDFLLHGGSWLERIPEVERALYEKADKFLRILSAENPLEAASLDPGLSLKHQRAWRPLAELRLKKRWALTLYPTVGYAVGAGMGTEEFREYLKGALFLDREDPVGAWRALSRFQEALIGRLSQGKELHIQAPGTDLRLSVAGRRWINSDGRRNMPSGEVFTGPLEDSAEGEVRFNLPAFVGGGRVEGVYLRFQGGEVVEARAEVGEAYLRAALATDEGARRLGEVGIGTNFGLTRPTGLILLDEKMGGTVHLALGRSYPETGGKNESALHWDLVLSLAEGALLLDGKPLVEEGRFVGLPEPYPA; encoded by the coding sequence GTGGAAGCCGCTTTCGCCCAACTCCTGACGGCGTACTGCCTCGAGGTCCAAGAAGGGGAGACCATTTTGGTGGAGGCGGAGACCCCGGCCTTGCCCCTCCTGCCCCACTTGAAGAGGGCCTTCCTGGAGCGGGGGGCCTACCCCGTGTTCCGCCTGGGTTACCCGGGGGAGGGGCGGGATTTCCTCCTCCACGGGGGGTCCTGGCTGGAGAGGATACCGGAGGTGGAGCGCGCCCTTTATGAGAAGGCAGACAAGTTCCTGCGCATCCTTTCCGCGGAAAACCCCCTGGAGGCCGCCTCCCTGGACCCTGGCCTTTCCCTAAAGCACCAGCGGGCTTGGCGGCCCCTGGCCGAGCTCCGCCTGAAAAAGCGCTGGGCCCTCACCCTTTACCCCACGGTGGGCTACGCGGTGGGGGCGGGGATGGGGACGGAGGAGTTCCGGGAGTACCTTAAGGGTGCCCTATTCCTGGACCGGGAGGACCCGGTGGGCGCCTGGCGGGCCCTTTCCCGCTTCCAGGAGGCCTTGATCGGGAGGCTTTCCCAGGGCAAGGAACTTCACATCCAGGCCCCGGGCACGGACCTCAGGCTTTCCGTGGCGGGGAGGAGGTGGATCAACTCCGACGGTCGGCGCAACATGCCCTCGGGGGAGGTGTTCACCGGGCCCCTCGAGGATTCCGCCGAGGGGGAGGTGCGCTTCAACCTCCCCGCCTTCGTGGGGGGCGGGCGGGTGGAGGGGGTTTACCTGCGCTTCCAGGGGGGCGAGGTGGTGGAGGCCCGGGCGGAGGTGGGGGAGGCGTACCTGCGGGCGGCCCTGGCCACGGATGAGGGGGCCAGGCGGCTGGGTGAGGTGGGGATCGGCACCAACTTTGGCCTCACCCGGCCCACCGGCCTCATCCTCCTGGACGAGAAGATGGGGGGCACGGTGCACCTGGCCCTGGGCCGGAGCTACCCGGAGACCGGGGGCAAAAACGAGAGCGCCCTCCACTGGGACCTGGTCCTCTCCCTGGCGGAAGGGGCCCTCCTCCTGGACGGAAAGCCCTTGGTGGAGGAAGGGCGGTTCGTGGGGCTTCCCGAGCCTTACCCTGCCTAG
- a CDS encoding E3 binding domain-containing protein, with amino-acid sequence MAEPKITPLARRLAEENGIDWRRLQGTGPDGTIVERDILAFLAKVMAGEVDLPPAPEEAPPLPPEEELKRVQEVLSREGVDLEDVLPETPKAPTLAVEEVAEEELDLEPALLEDLDLDLEEDLLLAEEPVREDQAPSLSGLEEEEALPPEPVEEELEELFLPAEEETLPPEPEELELEEDLLLSETQEAPSPEPLEALEEAPPPPEPPPPVAPVPPPSPAPGLTATPGPAPFPLRVQRLRFDPGRLEAALEAFHQAHGVPHNPLPFLLKAAEKALAELELPLRPLLGQAAGKEVRGVRPMGSFLALFHQQEGEEGEGLLCFAGEEEVHSGRPSLFLYQEGVLAASGLEGPVAKKLLERVALYLENPVLLLA; translated from the coding sequence ATGGCCGAACCCAAGATCACGCCCCTGGCCCGGCGTCTTGCCGAGGAAAACGGCATAGACTGGCGCAGGCTCCAGGGCACCGGCCCCGATGGCACCATCGTGGAGCGGGACATCCTGGCCTTCTTGGCCAAGGTGATGGCGGGGGAGGTGGACCTGCCCCCCGCCCCCGAAGAGGCCCCGCCCCTTCCCCCGGAGGAGGAACTGAAACGGGTACAGGAGGTCCTGAGCCGGGAGGGCGTGGATCTGGAAGACGTCCTCCCTGAAACCCCCAAGGCCCCCACCCTGGCGGTGGAGGAGGTGGCGGAGGAGGAGCTGGACCTCGAGCCCGCCCTCCTGGAGGACCTGGACCTAGACCTGGAGGAGGACCTCCTCCTGGCCGAGGAACCCGTCCGGGAAGACCAAGCCCCTTCCCTCTCCGGGCTGGAGGAAGAGGAAGCCCTCCCCCCCGAGCCCGTGGAGGAGGAGCTTGAGGAGCTCTTTCTTCCCGCCGAGGAGGAAACGCTTCCCCCGGAACCAGAGGAGCTGGAGCTGGAGGAAGACCTCCTCCTCAGCGAAACCCAGGAAGCCCCTTCCCCGGAACCCCTCGAGGCCCTGGAGGAAGCACCCCCTCCCCCAGAACCCCCGCCCCCGGTTGCCCCCGTTCCCCCGCCCAGCCCGGCCCCGGGCCTCACCGCCACCCCGGGCCCTGCTCCCTTCCCCTTGCGGGTGCAGCGCCTGCGGTTTGACCCCGGGAGGCTGGAGGCAGCCTTGGAAGCCTTCCACCAAGCCCACGGGGTGCCCCATAACCCCCTTCCCTTCCTGCTGAAGGCGGCGGAGAAGGCCCTGGCGGAGCTGGAGCTTCCCTTAAGGCCCCTCCTGGGACAGGCGGCAGGGAAGGAGGTGCGGGGCGTAAGGCCCATGGGTAGCTTCCTCGCCCTCTTCCACCAGCAGGAGGGGGAGGAAGGGGAGGGGCTTCTTTGCTTCGCGGGGGAGGAGGAGGTGCACTCCGGCCGTCCGAGCCTTTTCCTCTACCAGGAGGGGGTGCTCGCCGCCTCCGGGCTGGAAGGCCCCGTGGCCAAAAAGCTCCTGGAGCGGGTGGCCCTGTACCTGGAAAACCCCGTGCTGCTTCTGGCCTAG
- the uvrB gene encoding excinuclease ABC subunit UvrB, which translates to MTFRYLGPEPKGDQPKATRELVEALRDGERFVTLLGATGTGKTVTMARVIEALGRPALVLAPNKILAAQLAAEFRELFPENAVEYFISYYDYYQPEAYVPGKDLYIEKDASINPEIERLRHSTTRSLLTRRDVIVVASVSAIYGLGDPREYRARNLVVERGMVYPREALLERLLELGYERNEIDLAPGRFRARGEVLEVFPAYDTEPIRVELWGDEVERILQVHPITGERLRELPGFVLFPATHYLSPEGLEEVLKEIEKELWERVRHFEERGEVLYAQRLRERTLYDLEMLRVMGTCPGVENYARYFTGKAPGEPPYTLLDYFPEDFLVFLDESHVTVPQLQGMYRGDYVRKKTLVDYGFRLPSALDNRPLRFEEFLERVTQVVFVSATPGPFELAHSGRIVEQIIRPTGLLDPLVRVKPTENQILDLMEGIRERAERGERTLVTVLTVRMAEELTAFLQEHGVRARYLHHELDAFERQALIRDLRLGHFDALVGINLLREGLDLPEVSLVAILDADKTGFLRSERSLIQTIGRAARNARGEVWLYADSVSEAMERAIRETNRRRTLQEAYNREHGIVPETVRKEVRAIIRPEGYEEALLSEPLGEDLREGIAELELAMWQAAEALDFERAARLRDELRALEARLQGLTPPEALPGGRKRRRRR; encoded by the coding sequence ATGACCTTCCGCTACCTTGGCCCCGAGCCCAAGGGGGACCAGCCCAAGGCCACCCGCGAGCTGGTGGAGGCCCTAAGAGATGGGGAGCGCTTTGTTACCCTCCTGGGGGCCACGGGGACGGGGAAGACGGTGACCATGGCCAGGGTGATCGAGGCCCTAGGACGGCCGGCCCTGGTCCTGGCCCCCAACAAGATCCTGGCGGCGCAGCTTGCCGCGGAGTTCCGGGAGCTTTTCCCGGAAAACGCCGTGGAGTACTTCATCAGCTACTACGACTACTACCAGCCCGAGGCCTACGTGCCGGGGAAGGACCTCTACATTGAAAAGGACGCCAGCATCAACCCCGAGATCGAGCGCCTAAGGCATTCCACCACCCGTAGCCTCCTCACCCGCCGGGACGTGATCGTGGTGGCCTCGGTCTCCGCCATCTACGGCCTGGGGGACCCCCGGGAGTACCGGGCGAGGAACCTGGTGGTGGAAAGGGGCATGGTCTACCCGCGGGAGGCCCTGCTGGAGCGCCTTCTGGAGCTCGGCTACGAGCGGAACGAGATTGACCTGGCCCCAGGCCGCTTCCGGGCCCGGGGGGAGGTCTTGGAGGTCTTCCCCGCCTACGACACCGAGCCCATCCGGGTGGAGCTATGGGGGGACGAGGTGGAGCGGATCCTGCAGGTGCACCCCATCACCGGGGAGCGGCTTAGGGAGCTTCCTGGGTTTGTCCTCTTCCCCGCCACCCACTACCTCAGCCCGGAGGGGCTGGAGGAGGTCCTGAAGGAGATCGAGAAGGAGCTCTGGGAGAGGGTGCGCCACTTTGAGGAGCGGGGGGAGGTCCTCTACGCCCAGCGCCTCAGGGAGCGCACCCTCTACGACCTGGAGATGCTAAGGGTCATGGGCACCTGCCCGGGGGTGGAGAACTACGCCCGCTACTTCACGGGCAAGGCCCCGGGGGAGCCCCCCTACACCCTCCTGGACTACTTCCCCGAGGACTTCCTGGTCTTTCTGGACGAGTCCCACGTGACCGTGCCCCAGCTCCAGGGGATGTACCGGGGGGACTACGTGCGCAAAAAGACCCTGGTGGACTATGGCTTCCGCCTCCCCAGTGCCCTGGACAACCGCCCCTTGCGCTTTGAGGAGTTTTTGGAGCGGGTCACCCAGGTGGTCTTCGTTTCCGCCACCCCAGGGCCCTTTGAGCTTGCGCATTCGGGGCGCATCGTGGAGCAGATCATCCGTCCCACGGGCCTCCTGGACCCCCTGGTGCGGGTGAAGCCCACGGAGAACCAGATCCTGGACCTCATGGAAGGCATCCGGGAGCGGGCGGAAAGGGGGGAAAGGACCCTGGTCACCGTCTTAACCGTGCGCATGGCGGAGGAGCTCACCGCCTTCTTGCAGGAGCACGGGGTGCGGGCCCGCTACCTGCACCACGAGCTGGACGCCTTTGAGCGCCAGGCCCTGATCCGGGACCTCCGCCTGGGCCACTTCGACGCCCTGGTGGGGATCAACCTCCTCCGGGAGGGGCTGGACCTCCCCGAGGTTTCCCTGGTGGCCATCCTGGACGCGGACAAGACGGGCTTCCTGAGGAGCGAGCGGAGCCTCATCCAGACCATCGGCCGGGCGGCGAGGAACGCCAGGGGGGAGGTATGGCTCTACGCCGATAGCGTCTCTGAGGCCATGGAGCGGGCCATCCGGGAGACGAACCGGCGAAGGACCCTCCAGGAGGCCTACAACCGGGAGCACGGCATCGTCCCCGAGACGGTGCGGAAGGAGGTCAGGGCCATCATCCGCCCCGAGGGGTACGAGGAGGCACTCCTCTCCGAGCCCCTGGGGGAGGACCTGAGGGAGGGGATCGCCGAGCTGGAGCTGGCCATGTGGCAGGCGGCGGAGGCCTTGGACTTTGAGCGGGCGGCGAGGCTAAGGGATGAGCTACGGGCTTTGGAAGCCCGCCTGCAAGGCCTCACACCCCCAGAGGCCCTGCCGGGAGGCCGGAAGCGGCGCAGGCGTCGCTAG
- a CDS encoding S-layer homology domain-containing protein, with amino-acid sequence MKKRLVMLLAGLLTVLSMGFGLAQFSDVPAGHWAKEAVEALAAKGIIVGFPDGTYRGNETLTRYQAALLIYRLLQQIQEELKAQGTSPTMEAMSSEDLEALKNAVQELAAELAALGVRVSALEDSAATKEDIARLEAMIEELKAQPAPEPGMDAAALQDLADRVEAASIAADTALAQAQQLAEQLDALSQDVEGVKGDLAALQTQVEANAQAIQALNELAVLLNQDVLSLQDRVTALEKGLADLQGINFEEFASKEDVAAVQEFAAALRSDLVGLSEKVSKLEQQVADLSKVQYSIKGSLSATYGTATNTGINFDIDRLFPGNQVSSGSGQQDYVAPPFPFRNRVAQRRGDLDQTFTGGSASLTFSMKNNASGTTGVSVAEASATLAVDAYPASTPLNTTNAYLTTANLKGNVDGQPFSIAYDSSTSSFSFNDYLFANDQDSYPATSRQGMVATFTGSKFPLNPEVTLVAGAANNNGGPAPLNGAYFGIRTNFKPVQEFNLALSYAENYGVRSALGLDGSLSLGPVKLKGLFDTSLPVGGTFDQYFDSTVADWAYYVQGEVGVGPLSLKANYRAIDPQYENGIAGMSANYHYFYFGVGGNGNAPFAADNRGFGVDGKLSLPLLQGLEVRGYYDDSTNYAGAPSSELAAWGVGATLKLFSGLALNPYYNQLTVGGNIQPGSAGLGAYGNYNYYYYNIPDGRFATNFGVKLTHDARAKDALIPGLGVTLGYQKFDDGTGNYPFQDILATLSYQGKFGFLSLQPYFRYHDFQDALITSGGGTRPATFTGYNGNNTYSYTTYKFGVKAATDPLGIPLKPSLEGVYAQRLTTNLTQLNNTTGALSNLNDATEQYYRVGLAFNEFLVPSLVFKVGYASYRGQNMVDPAGSFLTRGYGDFSLSAGTDRLFTYPGEVLFPWNLTTGAGSNSGGVDGIYLEATYYGLTVAYLDAILLDGAGTFQSYGRAFKITYTTNF; translated from the coding sequence ATGAAGAAAAGGCTAGTCATGCTACTGGCGGGGCTTTTGACCGTGCTCTCCATGGGCTTCGGTCTGGCCCAGTTCTCCGACGTGCCTGCCGGGCACTGGGCCAAGGAGGCGGTGGAGGCCCTGGCGGCTAAGGGGATTATCGTAGGCTTCCCCGACGGCACCTACCGGGGCAACGAGACCCTGACCCGCTACCAGGCGGCCCTCCTCATCTACCGCCTCCTGCAGCAGATCCAGGAGGAGCTGAAGGCGCAGGGCACCTCCCCCACCATGGAGGCCATGTCCTCCGAGGACCTCGAGGCCCTGAAGAACGCCGTGCAGGAGCTGGCTGCTGAGCTGGCTGCCCTGGGTGTGCGGGTCTCGGCCCTCGAGGACAGCGCCGCCACCAAGGAGGACATCGCCCGCCTCGAGGCCATGATCGAGGAGCTCAAGGCCCAGCCTGCCCCTGAGCCCGGCATGGACGCCGCTGCGCTTCAGGACCTGGCCGACCGGGTGGAGGCCGCCTCCATCGCCGCCGACACCGCTTTGGCCCAGGCCCAGCAGCTGGCGGAGCAGCTGGACGCCCTCTCCCAGGACGTGGAGGGGGTGAAGGGTGACCTGGCCGCCCTCCAGACCCAGGTGGAGGCCAACGCCCAGGCCATTCAGGCCCTGAACGAGCTCGCCGTCCTCCTCAACCAGGACGTCCTTTCCCTCCAGGACCGGGTCACCGCCTTGGAGAAGGGCCTAGCCGACCTCCAGGGCATCAACTTCGAGGAGTTCGCCTCCAAGGAGGACGTGGCCGCGGTGCAGGAGTTCGCCGCCGCCCTCCGCTCCGACCTGGTGGGGCTCTCCGAGAAGGTGAGCAAGCTGGAGCAGCAGGTTGCCGATCTCTCTAAGGTGCAGTACTCCATCAAGGGTTCCCTTTCCGCTACCTACGGCACCGCCACCAACACCGGCATCAACTTCGACATCGACCGCCTCTTCCCCGGCAACCAGGTTTCCTCGGGCTCCGGCCAGCAGGACTACGTCGCCCCGCCCTTCCCCTTCCGCAACCGGGTGGCCCAGCGCCGGGGAGACCTTGACCAGACCTTCACCGGGGGCTCGGCCAGCCTCACCTTCAGCATGAAGAACAACGCCTCCGGCACCACGGGGGTGTCGGTGGCCGAGGCCAGCGCCACTCTCGCCGTGGACGCCTACCCCGCCTCCACCCCCCTCAACACCACCAACGCCTACCTCACCACTGCTAACCTGAAGGGCAACGTGGACGGCCAGCCCTTCAGCATTGCCTACGACTCCAGCACCAGCTCCTTCAGCTTCAACGACTACCTCTTCGCCAACGACCAGGATAGCTACCCCGCCACCTCCCGTCAGGGTATGGTGGCCACCTTCACCGGCTCCAAGTTCCCCCTGAACCCCGAGGTGACCCTGGTAGCGGGCGCGGCCAACAATAACGGCGGTCCTGCTCCCCTCAACGGGGCCTACTTCGGCATCCGTACCAACTTCAAGCCGGTACAGGAGTTCAACCTGGCCCTGAGCTACGCGGAAAACTACGGGGTGCGCTCCGCCCTGGGCCTGGATGGCAGCCTCTCCCTGGGCCCGGTGAAGCTGAAGGGCCTCTTCGACACTTCCCTCCCTGTGGGGGGCACTTTCGACCAGTACTTTGACTCCACCGTCGCTGACTGGGCTTACTACGTCCAGGGTGAGGTAGGGGTTGGGCCCCTCAGCCTGAAGGCCAACTACCGGGCCATCGACCCGCAGTACGAGAACGGCATCGCCGGCATGTCCGCCAACTACCACTACTTCTACTTCGGCGTGGGCGGCAACGGCAACGCCCCCTTCGCCGCGGACAACCGGGGATTTGGGGTGGACGGCAAGCTGAGCCTGCCTCTCCTGCAGGGCCTCGAGGTGCGGGGCTACTACGACGACTCCACCAATTACGCTGGGGCCCCCAGCAGCGAGCTGGCTGCCTGGGGCGTGGGGGCCACCCTCAAGCTCTTCAGCGGCCTGGCCCTGAACCCCTACTACAACCAACTCACCGTGGGCGGGAACATCCAGCCGGGGAGCGCTGGCTTGGGCGCTTACGGGAACTACAACTACTACTACTACAATATCCCCGACGGCCGCTTCGCCACCAACTTCGGCGTCAAGCTCACCCACGATGCCCGGGCCAAGGATGCCCTCATCCCCGGGCTCGGCGTTACCTTGGGTTACCAGAAGTTTGACGACGGCACGGGCAACTACCCCTTCCAGGACATCCTGGCCACCCTCTCCTACCAGGGCAAGTTCGGCTTCCTCAGCCTCCAGCCCTACTTCCGCTACCATGACTTCCAGGATGCCCTGATCACCAGCGGCGGCGGCACCCGCCCGGCCACCTTCACCGGGTACAACGGCAACAACACCTACAGCTACACCACCTACAAGTTCGGGGTGAAGGCGGCCACCGATCCCTTGGGCATCCCCCTGAAGCCCAGCCTCGAGGGGGTCTATGCCCAGCGGCTCACCACCAACCTCACCCAGCTCAACAACACCACCGGTGCCCTTAGCAACCTCAACGACGCCACCGAGCAGTACTACCGGGTGGGTCTGGCCTTCAACGAGTTCCTGGTGCCCAGCCTGGTCTTCAAGGTGGGCTACGCCTCCTACCGGGGCCAGAACATGGTGGATCCCGCGGGTAGCTTCCTGACCCGGGGCTATGGGGACTTCTCCTTGAGTGCGGGCACCGACCGCCTCTTCACCTACCCCGGCGAGGTACTCTTCCCCTGGAACCTGACCACCGGGGCGGGCAGCAACTCCGGCGGGGTGGACGGCATCTACCTGGAGGCCACCTACTACGGGCTGACCGTGGCCTACCTGGACGCCATCCTGCTGGATGGCGCTGGCACCTTCCAGTCCTACGGCCGGGCCTTCAAGATCACCTACACCACCAACTTCTAA